The genomic DNA aatcaTAATATTATCAGCTTTTATCAGAATCTGTGTTATTTCTTCAGGTTCTTACACAGCTACAGCAGGTATATCAGAAATAGTCCAGAGAGTCTCTGAATTCATAACGAGACGAGACGGAGGAATTCTTTCTCACCCCGACAACATATACATCAGCCCGGGCTCGCAGTGGTCGCTCACGGTAACAGTCAACAttactgacatactgtacatgttccATCCAGTCTCTTCCTCACGTAGATGATCATCTTCTTCAAGTCAACACAATCTTTTACTGTACTTATAGAACATTCTCAAAATCTTGGTGAACAACGAAGGTTCACTCCGAACAGGCGTGCTGACTCCAGTGCCTTGCCACTGCATTACCACCGTGTCCATAGAAGAGCTGGGAGCAGTTTCCGTTCCCTACTACCTCAGCGAGGAGCAGGGCTGGGAGCTGCAGGCAGAGGAGCTACATCGAGCGCTGGAATCTGCAAAGGGAGTCTGTAACCCTGCAGTTCTGTATGCCATCAACCCCGGGAATCCCTCAGGTAGTAAAATCTCACCAGAATGGAGCAAATCTAAGTATATTTTTGTATCAAAGAATATGTATTGCCATGCTGCCTATAGGTCATGTTCAAAGCAGAAAATCAATGCAAGAGGTGATCCGGTTTGTTTCAGAGAAGAGGCTCTTCCTTCTGGCCGATGAGGTGGATATTTTAAAGCACAATGAGAAATTCATAAACATTAACAAACGTGTAAATAAACACTCTGATTTTCCGTACATTCTCCTCCACAGGTCTATCAGGACTGTATTTATGGGGAAAAAAGTGAGTTTGTCTCTTACAAGAAGGTCCTGTCTGAGATGGGCCCGCCTCTTTCAGACACAGTGGAGCTGGCGTCCTTCCACTCAGCATCCAAAGGCCTCATGGGAGAGTACGTTTTCAATCCTGATGAGTGTGTCAACTACTTTGTGCTAGGTGACCTTCACAAAAGTTGTAGACATGCTACTTAAGACAGAGGCTAAGTTGTaattcaaacaaatcaaagcagACTTAAGATAGAAAGTTCAGTCTTGATGTTGGGAACAGCTGTTGGCCAAGACAACCTCACCACAAGATCGACAATCTACAATtaccatgacaactgggcaaactccatctgctgattaAGATCGTGTGCTTTGACGGAAAGCTCTAGAACAGCTACTTATTGgactcttcctgtttctctctcccaccaGGTGTGGTCTGCGAGGCGGATACGTGGAGTTGGTAAATCTTGACCCCGCTGTTATGAAATACATCTACAAACTGTTCTCGAAAGACAGCTGTGCGCCTGTGTTGGGTCAGATAGCCCTGGATCTGATGACGAACCCTCCACAACCAGGAGATCCCTCATACCCCCTTTATAATGTGGTAAGAGCAGAGATATGCAATGTCTAAGAAATCACTCTAAAGCCccagtttgatttttttgattttttgttcTTGCCGTTAACGCTCTTCTGCAGGAGACACAACACATCAGGACCACGCTGGCTCATAATGTGAAGAGAGCCCATCAGGTTTTGAACAGTCTGCCAGGTTTCTGCTGCCAACCAGTGGAAGGAGGAGCCTTTGCATTCCCCAAATTATGTCTTCCACCTAAAGCCATTCAGAAAGCCAAGGTTACAATACTATCTCACAGAGCCAAGTATACATTGCAATATAATCATCAAAAAAAGATTGTCACATATCTGGCATTTCAgtcataaaatatatttcagatctggttgtgtttttgcttgttttaggAAGTGGGGATGCAACCAGATATGTTCTACTGTATCAGGCTACTAGAGGAGGCTGGTGTGATCATCACTCCTGGTTATGAGTACGGACAAAAGGAGGGAACCTACCACATCAGGTATAATACCTAGATCCTATAAACCAAGCATCATTATTCTAAATACCGGACTTTACTACACAACAAAGCATGTTTTCTAATAAACCATAAACCATGGTTTGATGAGAATAAATGGTCCATTTGTTGCATATTTCATGGAACATTACATGTAACTgtacactgtaaataaatgtattttacacacGAGATCTTTAACCCTCCGTTCTTTCTGCAGGTTTTGCATTATGACACCTCAGATCACTATGGAAGAAATACTGAGACGCCTGACCTGCTTTCACATGCAGTTTATGAAGGATTTTTCTTAAACAAAGAAGTTATTTTCTTCTCGCATGTCCATGCAGTTCAATAAATTCatcacaaacaataaaaaggatCCGATCATTTTCCTCATGTTGGCATGTGAATATTTATTGCAATAAATATGACATTATGTACTGCACGCAGTCCATTTTTAATGACCTTTGGCCAATGGTCCTTTGTCTTTACTCGTTAGAGTAAAATTTAACTTCTGCTTTTCAGAAAGCACATAACCATAAATAATAAAccacagtccaaaatccaaaccGATGGATTTCCTCACACCATATGTAGTTCATCATTTACCTGAAAAATAACAGTAGCAGACAACAGTCCACTGTGGATTTCAGCTCTTCAAGAGTCCTGAATAGTCCAGCACATGAAGGACAGACTCAAGtactcaaaaaaacaaaaaaaaaaaaaaaaaaacatatataagaTACCATCATCCTCTTCAGTTCCTATGTACCAGCCAGCAGATCCAACATACACGCGTAGAAAGTGCTCGATGTCATCAGTCCACCTCACTGTCACTCTGGTGGTTCTGAAGTAAAGGGTTCGAGTCTGTATTGTTGAGCAGCTCTACAAGTAAGGAGATGAGCTTTCCATCTTGAGAAGAGTTGACGATTGCGTTGCTGGGATTGTTGAGGTTGCGGTACAACATGGTCTGAATGGAAGTGCGTATCTCCCACAGCAGCTCCCAGGTCTCAACTGACAACTCACAGCGCACCAGAGAGTTTCTAGAAAGTGACACTTCAACTCTGTCTCCGTACACTGGGACATgagagaaaggacagagagTTATTTATGAAGATAATATTATAGTAAACTTATTTTTATGGAGAGCAGAACATGTCCTACCTTTCTCTGTGATATCACAGtctgtgagcagcagcagggcgaGTGGATGGACTGCAGACGAGTCTCTGATGAAGACATTCCCGCTGGACTTGACAGCGCTGAAGAAGGTCAACCAGCGACTAGGCAgctcttcttttcctctgtaaCACAAAAGGAAGACAATAACTTGACATATGCACTGTGAAAGTAAATGCCTGCTGTAGTTGAATTTTGGAGCACGTTCAAACCTGTTCACTGAGGAGCGGTGAAGCAGCACTGGCCCACTGAAACTGCGGAAAGTCATACTGTTGGGGCGAAAGCGCCCTGCTTTGGTCACAACACCTTTCTTcgcctgaggaaaaaaaaaagaaaaagtgttttgtttcatcCATGTTATGCTGGAACATCTAATGAGGGCTTTGACTAGGATGGTGCAGAAATTATTATAATGAAATTTTATTTACAACACTAAGATAGACAAAGACATATGTCCACAACTACAATTAATACCACAAGAACTCACATATAGATCTCACAATTCTGGCTTCAACCAAGCGGGAAATAGACTGTATGAAGTAGTATTATAACAGACTCCTCTGTTGCCATGTACCTGGATGAGGTTGGGATAGAGTCCAGACAGCAGTACAGCTTTCAGTAGCTCGTCCTGGTTGCTGTGCTCGTTGTAGAGAGAAGTGTGATGCTGGCACTCACTGGCACGAGACACCAGCTCGGCTTCATGCAGGTTCTCGCTGAACTGAGAGATGAGACCTGCAGCAAGATGGCACAAGAACAAAAACcgttgtgtgaaaaaaaaaaaaaaagtaaaaagttgtGATTTTAAAATTCCAACAATGTACTGAGACAATATCTAAATTTCAAACTAACCATTGATGAATCGAAGGCCGGCCCtggacagagtgtgtgtgtccagataTTCATCTCGGTCCTCTCTGTCGCCCTCCTGCTGAACTCTCCTCCAGCCCAACACAGCTCTGATGAACACCAAATAGTCGCTGTAGCTGCAGCCGCTCAGAGCATCTTTCACCTGGACAAACAGCACAGACGACTGAATGATCAGTTCATTGTTACACTTTGTGCCCTGTTGGCATTTTAAAACTACATGGATCAACAGGTGGGTGTTAAAACATCTCACCTTTTTGATTTGTGCTCTGTTCTGCAGGCTGTTGTGAAAAGGGTCCCTGGTCAGACAAGCAGTTACAGACAGCATGGGCAGAACACACCTGAACATGGTACTCAGGACCAGCACTTTGCCCAGACGGGGGTCACATGACATACAGGCAACACGCTCTCCTAAAGGCGTCAGGGTTTCCGTCTTGTCCAGAACTCCTACAGAAGTAAACATCGACAGCTTAGACATTAACTTTACATGTTCAATGTTGAATTAGACACACATGATGGCTAAAACCTCAACACACAATCCAGAGCATTGGTAGTTGTAAGTGACTCACCAATATCTTGTAGATTTTGGACAGCATCTCTCACAGCTTCTTGCTCTGGACTGTCCAACACTTGGGATAAGAAATCTacagcctccacacacacacacacacacacacacacacacacaaaatggccATCATTCAATATGCtagaaatatacaaaacaagaaac from Enoplosus armatus isolate fEnoArm2 chromosome 14, fEnoArm2.hap1, whole genome shotgun sequence includes the following:
- the LOC139296531 gene encoding alanine aminotransferase 2-like yields the protein MKQLEYAILARRSSQIKEELRRGVRKPYSKVIDVSWGDPHMAGVKPLTFVRQVLAACLYPQLVNSDKLPVDVRQRAQRLLEGCAGGSVGSYTATAGISEIVQRVSEFITRRDGGILSHPDNIYISPGSQWSLTNILKILVNNEGSLRTGVLTPVPCHCITTVSIEELGAVSVPYYLSEEQGWELQAEELHRALESAKGVCNPAVLYAINPGNPSGHVQSRKSMQEVIRFVSEKRLFLLADEVYQDCIYGEKSEFVSYKKVLSEMGPPLSDTVELASFHSASKGLMGECGLRGGYVELVNLDPAVMKYIYKLFSKDSCAPVLGQIALDLMTNPPQPGDPSYPLYNVETQHIRTTLAHNVKRAHQVLNSLPGFCCQPVEGGAFAFPKLCLPPKAIQKAKEVGMQPDMFYCIRLLEEAGVIITPGYEYGQKEGTYHIRFCIMTPQITMEEILRRLTCFHMQFMKDFS